From the genome of Streptomyces sp. NBC_01341, one region includes:
- a CDS encoding GntR family transcriptional regulator has product MLSAGLPQGTVPRLERPGPLRERVYEALLELITTRALRPGQHLVESELAGHLGVSRQPVREALQRLNTEGWVDLRPAQGAFVHEPTEEEADQLLSVRTLLEAEAARLAAAHSGRPGIEALEELCSQGERAVAADDVDLAVATNAAFHAKVMELAGNVVLSELAGQVDRRVRWYYTPVARQRGTQSWIEHRALIAAIADRDEQRATEIMRAHTEHTRQTYHRREQA; this is encoded by the coding sequence ATGTTGTCCGCAGGACTGCCGCAAGGAACGGTGCCGAGGCTCGAACGGCCCGGGCCGCTGCGCGAGCGCGTCTACGAGGCGCTCCTCGAGCTGATCACCACACGCGCCCTCAGGCCCGGCCAGCACCTCGTGGAGAGCGAACTGGCCGGGCACCTGGGCGTATCGCGGCAGCCCGTGCGCGAGGCGCTGCAGCGGCTGAACACCGAGGGCTGGGTCGATCTGCGTCCCGCCCAGGGGGCGTTCGTCCACGAGCCCACGGAGGAGGAGGCCGACCAGCTCCTCTCGGTGCGCACGCTGCTGGAGGCCGAGGCCGCCAGGCTTGCCGCCGCCCACTCCGGCCGGCCCGGCATCGAGGCGCTGGAGGAGCTCTGCTCCCAGGGGGAACGCGCCGTCGCCGCCGACGACGTGGACCTCGCCGTCGCGACGAACGCCGCGTTCCACGCGAAGGTCATGGAGCTGGCGGGCAATGTCGTCCTGTCCGAGCTCGCGGGGCAGGTGGACCGGCGGGTCCGCTGGTACTACACCCCGGTGGCCCGCCAGCGCGGCACCCAGTCCTGGATCGAGCACCGCGCCCTCATCGCCGCGATCGCCGACCGGGACGAACAGCGGGCGACCGAGATCATGCGAGCCCACACCGAGCACACCCGTCAGACCTATCACCGCCGCGAGCAGGCCTGA
- a CDS encoding beta-ketoacyl-ACP synthase III codes for MTGSRVVALGHYQPAKVLTNQDLAAMVDTSDEWITSRVGIRTRHVGGPDEPVDELAAHAAAKALAAAGLQPADIDMVLVATSTAIDRSPSMSARVAARLGLGSPAVMDINVVCSGFTHALATADHAIRAGAAERALVIGADKMGDIVDWTDRSTCVLMGDGAGAAVVTADPDAGDRPGIGPVLWGSVPGMGNAVRIEGTPPRFAQEGQSVYRWATTQLPPIARKVCERAGVTPEELAAVVLHQANLRIIEPVARKIGAVNAVIAKDVVDSGNTSAASIPMALSKLVERGEVESGAPVLLFGFGGNLSYAGQVIRCP; via the coding sequence ATGACCGGCTCACGTGTCGTGGCGCTCGGCCACTACCAGCCCGCCAAGGTCCTCACCAACCAGGACCTCGCGGCGATGGTCGACACCAGTGACGAGTGGATCACCAGCCGGGTCGGCATCAGGACCCGGCACGTGGGCGGCCCGGACGAACCCGTGGACGAGCTGGCCGCGCACGCCGCGGCCAAGGCGCTGGCGGCGGCAGGGCTGCAGCCGGCGGACATCGACATGGTCCTCGTCGCCACCTCCACCGCGATCGACCGTTCGCCGAGCATGTCCGCCCGGGTCGCCGCACGGCTGGGCCTGGGATCGCCCGCCGTGATGGACATCAACGTGGTCTGCTCCGGCTTCACCCACGCGCTCGCCACCGCCGACCACGCGATCCGGGCCGGCGCCGCCGAACGCGCCCTCGTCATCGGCGCCGACAAGATGGGCGACATCGTCGACTGGACCGACCGGTCCACCTGCGTCCTGATGGGCGACGGTGCGGGGGCCGCCGTCGTGACCGCTGACCCGGACGCGGGTGACCGGCCCGGAATCGGGCCCGTCCTGTGGGGTTCGGTGCCCGGCATGGGCAACGCGGTGCGCATCGAGGGCACACCCCCGCGGTTCGCCCAGGAGGGCCAGTCCGTCTACCGGTGGGCGACCACGCAACTGCCGCCGATCGCCCGCAAGGTCTGTGAGCGCGCCGGTGTCACGCCCGAGGAGCTCGCCGCCGTGGTGCTGCACCAGGCCAACCTGAGGATCATCGAACCCGTCGCCAGGAAGATCGGTGCCGTCAACGCCGTCATCGCCAAGGATGTCGTGGATTCGGGCAACACCTCTGCGGCCTCGATCCCCATGGCCCTGTCCAAACTGGTGGAACGGGGAGAGGTGGAGAGCGGGGCGCCGGTCCTGCTCTTCGGCTTCGGAGGCAACCTCTCGTACGCGGGTCAAGTGATCCGCTGCCCCTGA
- a CDS encoding 2-dehydropantoate 2-reductase, producing MKVAVVGAGAIGAYVGAALHRAGAEVHLIARGPHLAAMRRDGVRVLSPRGDFTARPAATDDPSDVGPVDYVFLGLKANSYAASGPLVHPLMHKDTAVIAAQNGIPWWYFHGLTGPYTGRRLDSVDPAGSVSATLPPERAIGCVVYAATEIEAPGVVRHLEGTRFSIGEPDLSVSSRCLEFSEAMVAGGLKCPVESDLRKDIWIKLLGNISFNPISALARATMGQICRHPDTRALVEAMMRETLDVAAAVGCRPEISVERRIAGAERVGDHKTSTLQDLEKGKPLELDVLLAAVVELAELAGTPVPTLRAVHALADLLATTSSAPAGSAP from the coding sequence GTGAAAGTCGCAGTTGTCGGTGCCGGAGCCATCGGTGCCTATGTCGGGGCCGCGCTCCACCGCGCAGGCGCCGAGGTCCACCTCATCGCCCGGGGCCCGCACCTGGCGGCCATGCGCCGTGACGGCGTGCGCGTGCTCAGCCCCCGCGGTGACTTCACCGCACGTCCCGCCGCGACCGACGACCCGTCGGACGTCGGCCCCGTCGACTACGTGTTCCTCGGCCTGAAGGCCAACTCGTACGCTGCGTCGGGCCCGCTGGTCCACCCGCTGATGCACAAGGACACCGCGGTGATAGCCGCTCAGAACGGCATCCCGTGGTGGTACTTCCACGGCCTGACGGGCCCTTACACCGGACGCCGCCTCGACAGCGTCGACCCGGCGGGCTCGGTCAGCGCCACCCTCCCGCCCGAACGCGCCATCGGGTGCGTGGTCTACGCCGCCACCGAGATCGAGGCACCGGGCGTCGTACGCCACCTCGAAGGCACCCGGTTCTCCATCGGCGAGCCGGACCTGTCCGTGTCGAGCCGTTGCCTGGAGTTCAGCGAGGCCATGGTCGCGGGCGGGCTCAAGTGCCCCGTGGAGTCCGATCTCCGCAAGGACATCTGGATCAAACTGCTCGGCAACATCTCCTTCAACCCGATCAGCGCGCTGGCCCGCGCCACCATGGGCCAGATCTGCCGCCATCCGGACACCCGCGCGCTCGTCGAGGCGATGATGCGCGAGACCCTCGACGTGGCGGCGGCCGTCGGCTGCCGGCCCGAGATCTCCGTGGAGCGGCGCATCGCCGGCGCCGAGCGCGTCGGCGACCACAAGACCTCCACCCTCCAGGACCTGGAGAAGGGCAAACCCCTCGAACTCGACGTGCTGCTCGCGGCCGTCGTCGAGCTGGCCGAGCTGGCCGGCACGCCCGTACCGACGCTGCGCGCCGTGCACGCGCTCGCGGATCTCCTCGCCACCACCTCCTCCGCCCCAGCAGGGAGCGCACCATGA
- a CDS encoding molybdopterin oxidoreductase family protein: MTSDRTGGRNPGGKRRGRQPKTYERLTHPLVRSEDGVLRRASWDEALSRAAEGFRRTREAYGPDAFAMLSCARATNEMNYVAQKFTRVVMGTNNVDSCNRTCHAPSVAGLSAAFGSGGGTSSYEEVEHTDLIVMWGSNARFAHPIFFQHVLKGIRNGARMHVVDPRRTSTAEWAESWLGLDVGTDIPLAHAIGREIIHAGLVNRAFVDRATSGYEEYAALVEPWTLSAAEKVTGVPAEAIRDLAHAYATAERAQLCWTLGITEHHNGTDNVRALINLCLLTGHVGRYGSGVQPLRGQNNVQGGGDMGAIPNRLPGFQDILDPPVRRKFELSWDTVIQPRYGKTLTEMFEAMETGDLRAVYCIGENPAQSEADSDQAIRRLQALDHLVVQDIFLTKTAELADVVLPATAAWAETDGTTTNSERRVQRVRAALTPPGEAREDIDIICAMAGRLGHDWKFEDAETVWNELRSLSPDHFGMTYERLAEHQGLQWPCPDTEKLPSGFLHARLWETDPERRGPAAPFGLVQHDPPVDLTDEAYPLRLTTGRRLDSYNTGVQSGSYASPLRRGEYIELCPEDARTYGVERGEEVRVSSRRGSVTAPVWIDPALRPGLAFMTMHFPDEVDTNQLTIEANCPIAGTAEFKASAVRIEKLVPAWT; the protein is encoded by the coding sequence ATGACCAGCGACCGCACAGGCGGCAGGAACCCCGGCGGGAAGCGCAGGGGCCGGCAGCCGAAGACGTACGAACGCCTCACCCACCCCCTCGTCCGCTCCGAGGACGGGGTGCTGCGCCGCGCGAGCTGGGACGAGGCTCTGAGCAGGGCGGCCGAGGGCTTCCGGCGCACCCGGGAGGCGTACGGACCCGATGCCTTCGCGATGCTGTCCTGCGCACGCGCCACCAACGAGATGAACTACGTGGCGCAGAAGTTCACCCGGGTCGTGATGGGCACGAACAACGTGGACTCGTGCAACCGCACGTGCCATGCACCGAGCGTCGCCGGGCTCTCCGCCGCCTTCGGATCCGGAGGCGGCACCTCGTCCTACGAAGAGGTGGAACACACCGACCTGATCGTGATGTGGGGCTCCAACGCCCGCTTCGCCCACCCGATCTTCTTCCAGCACGTGCTGAAGGGCATCCGCAACGGGGCGCGCATGCACGTGGTCGACCCCCGCCGCACGTCGACCGCCGAGTGGGCGGAGAGCTGGCTCGGCCTCGACGTCGGCACCGACATACCGCTGGCGCACGCCATCGGCCGGGAGATCATCCACGCCGGGCTGGTCAACCGTGCCTTCGTGGACCGTGCGACCAGCGGCTACGAGGAGTACGCGGCCCTCGTCGAACCCTGGACCCTGAGCGCCGCCGAGAAGGTCACCGGGGTGCCGGCCGAAGCGATCCGCGACCTCGCCCACGCCTACGCCACGGCCGAACGGGCCCAGCTCTGCTGGACCCTGGGCATCACGGAGCACCACAACGGAACCGACAACGTCCGCGCGCTGATCAACCTCTGCCTGCTCACCGGCCATGTCGGGCGTTACGGCTCCGGGGTCCAGCCCCTGCGCGGACAGAACAACGTGCAGGGCGGCGGCGACATGGGAGCCATCCCGAACCGGCTGCCCGGCTTCCAGGACATCCTCGACCCGCCCGTACGGCGGAAGTTCGAGCTGTCCTGGGACACCGTCATCCAGCCGAGGTACGGCAAGACGCTGACCGAGATGTTCGAGGCGATGGAGACCGGCGACCTGCGGGCGGTGTACTGCATCGGGGAGAACCCGGCCCAGTCGGAGGCCGACAGCGACCAGGCGATACGGCGGCTGCAGGCCCTGGACCACCTGGTGGTGCAGGACATCTTCCTGACGAAGACCGCCGAACTGGCCGACGTCGTCCTGCCGGCCACGGCCGCCTGGGCCGAGACCGACGGCACCACCACCAACAGCGAACGGCGGGTGCAGCGGGTGCGCGCCGCACTCACCCCGCCGGGCGAGGCCCGCGAGGACATCGACATCATCTGCGCGATGGCCGGACGCCTGGGCCACGACTGGAAGTTCGAGGACGCCGAGACCGTCTGGAACGAGCTGCGCTCCCTGTCCCCCGACCACTTCGGGATGACGTACGAGCGGCTGGCCGAGCACCAGGGGCTCCAGTGGCCCTGCCCCGACACGGAGAAGCTGCCCTCGGGCTTCCTGCACGCGAGGCTCTGGGAGACCGACCCGGAGCGGCGCGGTCCCGCCGCTCCCTTCGGCCTTGTGCAGCACGACCCCCCGGTCGATCTCACCGACGAGGCCTACCCGCTGCGACTGACCACGGGGCGCCGGTTGGATTCGTACAACACCGGTGTACAGAGCGGGAGTTACGCCTCACCACTGCGCCGCGGCGAGTACATCGAGCTCTGCCCGGAGGACGCGCGGACCTACGGCGTCGAGCGCGGCGAGGAGGTGCGGGTCTCGTCACGCCGGGGCAGCGTCACCGCTCCCGTCTGGATCGACCCCGCGCTGCGTCCGGGTCTGGCGTTCATGACGATGCACTTCCCCGACGAGGTGGACACGAACCAGCTGACCATCGAGGCGAACTGCCCGATCGCGGGCACCGCCGAGTTCAAGGCCTCCGCCGTACGGATAGAGAAGCTGGTGCCCGCATGGACCTGA
- a CDS encoding NAD(P)H-dependent oxidoreductase subunit E has product MDLRYTDAVPSDAEREAVDALLGSPPSGWEGGTERTDEDLRWARGGAAAAKDRRDQLLPALHTVNDRVGWISEGALNYICRRLTVAPAEAYGVATFYAMFSVRPRPAKVLHVCTDLACAARGSAAVSADLTDRLGPPGTPAEGAVWQESPCLGLCERAPAALLLQAGPEAPSGPDGTAAGDAPRHCAVVAPATAPALVAAARSPRDAPAEPSAAVAVPQAGDPALVLLRRVGTVDPESLDDYRATGGYSALRRAFALGPAGVIREVLDAGLVGRGGAAFPTGRKWQATAQQADGPHYLVCNADESEPGTFKDRVLMEGDPYALIEAMTIAGYAIGAQQGYIYLRGEYPRAYERLSRALTGARTRGLLGPDVLGQGYAFDIEIRRGAGAYICGEETAIFNSIEGQRGEPRSKPPFPVEKGLFGKPTAVNNVETLVNVLPILEHGAAAYAATGTETSTGTKLFCVSGQVARPGVYELPFGANLRELLDLAGPPERLRAVLLGGAAGGFVRPDELDVPLTFEGTRAAGTTLGSGVVLVLDDSVELPRVLLRIAEFFRDESCGQCVPCRVGTVRQEEALHRIVDRTGAAADEDIALMREVGQAMRDASICGLGQTAWNAVESAIDRLGVYK; this is encoded by the coding sequence ATGGACCTGAGGTACACCGACGCCGTCCCCTCCGACGCCGAACGCGAAGCAGTCGACGCCCTGTTGGGGTCGCCACCGTCCGGCTGGGAGGGCGGCACCGAGCGCACGGACGAGGACCTGCGCTGGGCCAGGGGCGGCGCCGCCGCGGCCAAGGACCGCCGCGACCAACTGCTCCCCGCACTGCACACGGTGAACGACCGGGTGGGCTGGATCAGCGAGGGCGCGCTGAACTACATCTGCCGGCGGCTGACGGTGGCCCCCGCCGAGGCGTACGGCGTGGCGACGTTCTACGCCATGTTCTCCGTACGCCCCCGCCCGGCGAAGGTGCTCCACGTCTGTACGGACCTGGCCTGCGCGGCCCGCGGATCGGCGGCCGTGTCCGCGGACCTCACCGACCGGCTGGGCCCGCCGGGCACCCCGGCCGAAGGTGCGGTCTGGCAGGAGAGCCCCTGCCTGGGGCTGTGCGAACGGGCGCCGGCGGCGCTGCTGCTCCAGGCCGGGCCGGAGGCCCCCTCCGGCCCGGACGGCACGGCGGCCGGGGACGCCCCGCGCCACTGCGCGGTCGTCGCCCCCGCCACGGCCCCGGCTCTCGTCGCCGCGGCACGCTCCCCCCGGGACGCGCCCGCGGAGCCCTCCGCCGCCGTGGCGGTCCCCCAGGCCGGAGACCCGGCGCTCGTCCTCCTCAGGCGCGTCGGCACCGTGGACCCCGAGTCCCTGGACGACTACCGTGCCACCGGGGGGTACTCCGCTCTGCGCCGCGCCTTCGCGCTCGGGCCGGCCGGAGTGATCCGCGAGGTCCTCGACGCCGGGCTCGTGGGACGGGGCGGCGCCGCGTTCCCCACCGGACGCAAATGGCAGGCCACCGCCCAGCAGGCGGACGGCCCGCACTACCTGGTGTGCAACGCGGACGAGAGCGAGCCCGGCACCTTCAAGGACCGGGTGCTGATGGAGGGCGACCCGTACGCCCTGATCGAGGCGATGACGATCGCCGGTTACGCCATCGGCGCCCAGCAGGGCTACATCTATCTGCGCGGCGAGTACCCCCGCGCGTACGAACGGCTGAGCCGTGCGCTGACCGGGGCCCGCACCCGGGGGCTGCTCGGCCCCGACGTCCTCGGGCAGGGCTACGCCTTCGACATCGAGATCCGGCGGGGCGCGGGTGCCTACATCTGCGGCGAGGAGACCGCGATCTTCAACTCGATCGAGGGGCAGCGCGGCGAGCCGCGCTCCAAGCCCCCCTTCCCCGTGGAGAAGGGGCTCTTCGGCAAGCCGACCGCGGTCAACAACGTCGAGACGCTCGTGAACGTGCTGCCGATCCTGGAGCACGGGGCCGCCGCCTACGCGGCGACGGGGACGGAGACGTCCACCGGCACCAAGCTGTTCTGCGTCTCCGGGCAGGTGGCCCGCCCCGGCGTCTACGAACTGCCCTTCGGCGCGAACCTCAGGGAACTGCTCGACCTCGCGGGGCCGCCCGAGCGCCTGCGGGCCGTGCTGCTCGGCGGCGCGGCGGGCGGTTTCGTCCGCCCCGACGAGCTGGACGTCCCGCTCACCTTCGAGGGAACACGCGCCGCGGGGACGACACTCGGCTCGGGTGTCGTCCTGGTCCTGGACGACTCGGTGGAGCTCCCCCGTGTGCTCCTGCGCATCGCGGAGTTCTTCCGCGACGAGTCGTGCGGCCAGTGCGTGCCCTGCCGGGTGGGCACGGTGCGGCAGGAGGAGGCCCTGCACCGGATCGTGGACCGGACGGGCGCGGCCGCCGACGAGGACATCGCGCTCATGCGGGAGGTGGGGCAGGCCATGCGGGACGCCTCGATCTGCGGTCTGGGCCAGACCGCGTGGAACGCCGTGGAATCCGCCATCGACCGTCTGGGGGTCTACAAGTGA
- a CDS encoding 2Fe-2S iron-sulfur cluster-binding protein yields the protein MTAVPLQPPRRLVSFTLDGEETRVPEGSTILDACRSAGTDIPTLCQGDTLTPKNACRVCVVEVEGARTLAPACSRRAEPGMTVRTGTERARHSRKVVLELLASSTDLSTTPRAAEWIKEYEAKPDRFGEDAARVDEQPKIDNDLYVRDYDKCILCYKCVDACGEQWQNTFAIAVSGRGFDARISTEHDAALPDSACVFCGNCIEVCPTGALSFSTEFGMRAAGTWDEPAQTQTTTVCAYCGVGCNVTLHVQDNEIVKVTSPHDNPVTHGNLCIKGRFGFQHVQNRD from the coding sequence GTGACCGCTGTCCCGCTCCAGCCGCCGCGCCGCCTCGTCTCGTTCACGCTGGACGGCGAAGAGACCCGCGTCCCGGAGGGCTCGACGATCCTGGACGCCTGCCGGTCGGCCGGCACCGACATCCCGACCCTGTGCCAGGGGGACACGCTCACACCGAAGAACGCGTGCCGGGTGTGCGTGGTCGAGGTGGAGGGCGCCCGCACACTCGCTCCCGCCTGCTCCCGGCGGGCCGAGCCGGGGATGACGGTCCGCACGGGCACCGAGCGGGCGAGGCACAGCCGCAAGGTGGTCCTGGAGCTGCTGGCCTCCTCGACGGACCTGTCGACGACCCCCCGGGCCGCCGAGTGGATCAAGGAGTACGAGGCGAAGCCCGACCGTTTCGGCGAGGACGCCGCGCGGGTGGACGAACAGCCGAAGATCGACAACGATCTGTACGTCCGCGACTACGACAAGTGCATCCTCTGCTACAAGTGCGTCGACGCCTGTGGCGAGCAGTGGCAGAACACCTTCGCCATCGCCGTCTCGGGCCGCGGTTTCGACGCACGCATCTCCACCGAGCACGATGCCGCGCTCCCCGACTCCGCCTGCGTCTTCTGCGGGAACTGCATCGAGGTGTGCCCCACGGGGGCTCTCTCGTTCAGCACGGAGTTCGGTATGCGGGCGGCGGGAACGTGGGACGAGCCCGCGCAGACGCAGACCACGACCGTCTGCGCGTACTGCGGGGTGGGCTGCAACGTGACCCTCCACGTGCAGGACAACGAGATCGTCAAGGTCACCTCGCCGCACGACAACCCCGTGACCCATGGCAACCTCTGTATCAAGGGCCGGTTCGGCTTCCAACACGTACAGAATCGGGATTGA
- the fdhD gene encoding formate dehydrogenase accessory sulfurtransferase FdhD, producing MGRVTERRRIIRIRDGAVTTRPDTLVAEEPLEIRLNGKPLAITMRTPGDDFALAAGFLVSEGVIGEGSEVQSIVYCAGATADGVNTYNVVDVKLAPGVVVPDITLERNVYTTSSCGLCGKASLDAVRTTTRHPVSDTPPVRVTPELLSALPDRLREAQRVFDRTGGLHAAALFSAEGELLDIREDVGRHNAVDKLVGRALTDNRLPLSQSILLVSGRASFELAQKAVMAGIPMLVAVSAPSSLAVDLAAESGLTLVGFLRGQSMNVYAGDHRIALGATVGQG from the coding sequence ATGGGACGGGTCACGGAGCGTCGCCGCATCATCCGCATCCGGGACGGGGCGGTCACGACCCGTCCCGACACCCTCGTCGCCGAGGAGCCCCTGGAGATCCGGCTGAACGGCAAGCCGCTCGCCATCACCATGCGCACCCCGGGCGACGACTTCGCGCTCGCGGCGGGCTTCCTGGTGAGCGAGGGTGTGATCGGCGAGGGTTCCGAGGTGCAGTCGATCGTGTACTGCGCCGGGGCGACGGCCGACGGCGTGAACACGTACAACGTGGTGGACGTGAAGCTGGCGCCCGGCGTCGTGGTCCCCGACATCACGCTGGAGCGCAACGTGTACACCACGTCGTCCTGCGGCCTGTGCGGCAAGGCCAGCCTCGACGCGGTCCGCACCACGACCCGCCATCCCGTCTCCGACACTCCCCCGGTCCGGGTGACACCCGAGCTGCTCTCCGCTCTCCCCGACCGGCTGCGCGAGGCGCAGCGGGTGTTCGACCGGACCGGGGGCCTGCACGCCGCGGCACTGTTCTCGGCGGAGGGCGAACTGCTGGACATCAGGGAGGACGTCGGCCGGCACAACGCGGTCGACAAGCTCGTGGGGCGCGCCCTCACCGACAACCGGCTGCCCCTCTCCCAGTCGATCCTTCTGGTGTCGGGGCGCGCCTCCTTCGAGTTGGCGCAGAAGGCGGTGATGGCGGGGATCCCGATGCTGGTGGCGGTCTCGGCGCCGTCGTCGCTGGCCGTGGACCTCGCGGCCGAGAGCGGACTGACCCTCGTGGGTTTCCTGCGGGGGCAGTCCATGAACGTGTACGCGGGTGACCACCGCATCGCCCTCGGGGCGACGGTGGGCCAGGGCTGA
- a CDS encoding bile acid:sodium symporter family protein has protein sequence MSRRTSRRIPVPPTWLPVDPYILALIGTVVLAALLPASGTGAAAAGGASTGAVALLFFLYGARLSTAEALDGLKHWRLHLTVLACTFVVFPLLGLASHGLVPYVLTPQLQDGFLFLCLVPSTIQSSIAFTSMARGNVPAAICAGSFSSLAGIVLTPLLAAVLLGGSAAGFSLDSLVKIVLQLLVPFIAGQVLRRWIGGFLTRHRKVLGLVDRGSILLVVYTAFSEGMVAGIWHQVTPLRLGALLAAEAVLLALMLTVSRRGAKRLGFGREDAIAIQFAGSKKSLAAGLPMASVLFGAHASLAVLPLMLFHQMQLMVCAVIAKRRSRDPLPDDATLSQQPVPVG, from the coding sequence ATGAGCCGCCGTACCAGCCGCCGTATCCCCGTGCCGCCGACCTGGCTGCCGGTCGACCCGTACATACTGGCGCTGATCGGCACGGTGGTTCTCGCGGCTCTGCTGCCCGCCTCGGGGACGGGGGCGGCCGCGGCGGGCGGGGCGTCGACGGGGGCGGTGGCCCTGCTCTTCTTCCTCTACGGGGCGCGCCTCTCGACCGCGGAGGCACTCGACGGGCTGAAGCACTGGCGGCTCCACCTCACCGTCCTGGCCTGCACCTTCGTGGTGTTCCCCCTGCTCGGGCTCGCCAGCCACGGGCTCGTGCCGTACGTCCTGACCCCGCAGCTCCAGGACGGCTTCCTCTTCCTGTGCCTGGTGCCCTCGACCATCCAGTCGTCGATCGCCTTCACCTCGATGGCCCGAGGCAACGTGCCGGCCGCCATCTGCGCGGGCTCGTTCTCCAGCCTCGCGGGGATCGTGCTGACCCCGCTGCTGGCAGCCGTGCTGCTCGGCGGCAGCGCGGCGGGTTTCTCCCTGGACTCGCTGGTGAAGATCGTCCTCCAGTTGCTGGTGCCCTTCATCGCCGGGCAGGTGCTGCGCCGCTGGATCGGAGGCTTCCTCACCCGGCACCGCAAGGTCCTCGGCCTCGTCGACCGCGGCTCGATCCTGCTCGTCGTCTACACGGCGTTCAGCGAGGGCATGGTGGCCGGAATCTGGCACCAGGTCACCCCGCTGCGGCTCGGCGCCCTCCTCGCGGCGGAGGCCGTCCTGCTGGCCCTGATGCTCACCGTCAGCCGGCGGGGGGCGAAGCGGCTGGGCTTCGGGCGCGAGGACGCCATCGCCATCCAGTTCGCCGGATCGAAGAAGAGCCTCGCCGCGGGGCTGCCGATGGCGAGCGTCCTGTTCGGCGCGCACGCGAGCCTCGCCGTGCTGCCGCTGATGCTCTTCCACCAGATGCAGCTCATGGTCTGCGCGGTCATCGCGAAGCGCCGCTCACGCGATCCGCTCCCGGACGACGCGACCCTGTCGCAGCAGCCCGTCCCGGTGGGCTGA
- a CDS encoding LysR substrate-binding domain-containing protein, translating to MYDPVQLRTFLAVAQTLSFTRAARRLGVRQSTVSQHVRRLESETGRRLFSRDTHRVDLTQDGEAMLGFARTILQANERAAAFFTGTRLRGRLRFGASEDFVLTRLPEILESFRREHPDVDLELTVELSGTLHRQLSAGRLDLVLAKRRAGDTHGELVWHDTLAWIGAPQLRVDPDRPLPLIAFPPPGITRARALEVLEQHGRSWRLACTSASLSALVAAARAGLGVMAHTRGLIPPGLVPVPARAGLPELGDVDFVLLHGRRGGTAQGAADALAAAILASGDRLHRSPGDPRHSEPA from the coding sequence ATGTACGACCCCGTCCAGCTCCGCACGTTCCTGGCCGTCGCGCAGACCCTGAGCTTCACCCGGGCGGCACGCCGACTCGGCGTCCGGCAGTCGACGGTGAGCCAGCACGTGCGCCGTCTGGAGTCGGAGACGGGGCGCCGGCTCTTCAGCCGTGACACGCACCGGGTCGATCTGACCCAGGACGGCGAGGCCATGCTGGGTTTCGCGCGGACGATCCTGCAGGCCAACGAGCGGGCGGCGGCGTTCTTCACCGGGACCCGGCTGCGCGGGCGGCTGCGCTTCGGCGCGTCCGAGGACTTCGTCCTGACCCGGCTGCCGGAGATCCTGGAGTCCTTCCGCCGCGAGCACCCCGACGTGGATCTGGAACTGACGGTGGAGCTGTCCGGGACACTGCACCGGCAGCTCTCGGCGGGCCGGCTCGATCTGGTCCTCGCCAAGCGCCGCGCCGGTGACACCCACGGCGAGCTGGTCTGGCACGACACCCTCGCCTGGATCGGCGCCCCGCAGCTGCGCGTCGACCCCGACCGCCCGCTGCCGCTGATCGCCTTCCCGCCGCCCGGCATCACCAGGGCCCGCGCCCTCGAGGTGCTGGAGCAGCACGGCAGGTCCTGGCGGCTCGCGTGCACGAGCGCGAGCCTGAGCGCGCTCGTCGCGGCCGCGCGCGCGGGCCTGGGGGTCATGGCGCACACCCGTGGGCTCATTCCCCCGGGGCTCGTCCCCGTGCCCGCGAGGGCGGGACTTCCGGAGCTCGGAGATGTGGATTTCGTGCTGCTGCACGGGCGGCGCGGCGGCACCGCCCAGGGGGCGGCGGACGCCCTCGCGGCCGCGATCCTGGCCAGCGGCGACCGGCTGCACCGCAGTCCCGGCGACCCGCGGCACTCCGAACCGGCGTAA